Within the Triticum urartu cultivar G1812 unplaced genomic scaffold, Tu2.1 TuUngrouped_contig_4238, whole genome shotgun sequence genome, the region gtgagtagtttatcacaGGCCTACGGGttcatagctagtagctagatggcttcttctctctctttgatcttcaataccatgttctcctcaatcttcttgaagttctatccgatgtaatcttattttacggtgtgtttgttgggatccggtgaattgtgggtttatgatcacaTTATTCATTAAAAGTAATTGAGTCTTTTCTAAACTTTATTAAGAATGAttgttatagcctcgtatttctttcCTATCTATCCTTTGGTCTGGCGAGttagattgatttatcttcagtgggagaggtgctttgtaatgggttcatTCTTGCGGCATCCTcacctagtgacagaaagggtatcaaggcacatattgtattgttgtcattaaggataaaacgacatggtttattcatattgattgggTTTACTTTATCTAAGTcacgtcatcttgcttaaagcttTACTTTGtttgtcatgaacttaataccataAATGCATGTTGGATAACGGTCGATTAGTGGAGTAAccgtagtagatgtaggcaggagtcgatttgtttgtcacggacatgatgcctatatacatgatcattgtcGTGAATacgtcataactatgcgcttttctatcaattgtccaacagtattttgttcacccaccgtatgcTATGTGTTCGAAAGAGAAGTCTCTAGTGAAAAGTATGGCCCCCCGAGTCTAACTTTATCATGTTATAAAAATTAAAATACTTTGccgcaatttatttacttttattttacttttcttTTTATCTATCTATCATTATCAGATTTAATTCTTGCAAGTTACGagttcaaggggattgacaaccctcttgcccgcgttgggtgcaagtatttgcttttgtgtgtgtGAGTGCTGCTTATGGGAGTTTGCTTGATTCTCCTATTCGTTCGacaactgagggaaatacttgccTTTATTGTACTGCTTCACCCCTCCTCTTGGCGAAAAATACCAACACAGTTTACAAGTAGCAGCTTCTTCTTAGAGTTTGCCTTCCGAGCTCCGATTCTCCTCGAGTTCATCCGTGTGGCCGTAGTTGACGGAGCTCCAGTGTAGATTCATATTGTCTCCTTGGGGCAGTGAGGTTAGTGTTTCTCGTCACGTGGTGAGATTTGATGTCAGGTGCTTCAAATCTATGCATTCACGACAAAGACTACGGCTCCAGGGCGATGGTCTTAGGGACACGTCCAGGAAGACATCCCGGTTATCATCGACAAGGTCAAGTCGGCTTCGATAGAGGAACGAAGACAACAACGCGTCAGCGGCTCTTTCTGACGGCAATAGTAGTCGTTTGGTGGTTTCAGAATTAACTTTTATTATGTTTGAGAGGGTTTGTACATGAACTTTTATAATATAAGAGCCGATCCTTTTTGCAAAAGAAAAATAACCGTGCAGGCCCAGAAGAACCTACTCCCTTCTttcatctatatagggcctaatacGTTTTTCAGGACCGCCTTTAACTATTGATAAGATTAATAATATATGGGATGTAtgatgtgaaaattatatcattggaagtttctttcacgtacgaatttgatgatatgctttgtgtaacttgcatgtcatatattattgcacTAACACTTGTTAAAATTAGactcgaaaaatgcattaggccctatatagatggaaggaagGAGTACAAATTATCATTCTTTCCTTGGTTTTTTCTGTAAGTTTTCTTAATAACGTGCCGACCCTGGGGATTGTTCCAAACAGAAGCCACGTGTGGCCTTAGTTACCGGTGATATGGACGAACACGCGGGCACTTTTCCTAAAAAAGAAAAGCTGGTTGCTGACCTGCAATTCCCATTTTACCCCTGGACAGAATCGATCCGATACACCACCAGCAGCTTTTGCCCCTTCGATCGTCTCTCCCGTGCGATACCCCGGCCCTGCCTCCGCCGCACTACGCGCGCGCGGCCCTCCCTCCGCGATCCCGACAGGCGGCGCCGGCGGGGAGCCGCGACGAAGTCCCTAGCTCCCGCCTCTCCGTCCGCCCCCACTCCGCCCGCCCCCTCCGTCGTCGTCGACCCTGCGTGCGCCGGTGAGCAGGTTCTTCTCCCCCAGTCTATCCCACCGGCACGGATTGGAGATCCGTCCAGACTTTGCTTGCTTAGATTTGTTCCGAGAGTTCTGCTCTTGTATTTCTATCCTGCGCGCgatctaatccaaaaccagcccCGTTCGCTGCGGATTTGCTTGCTAGGCGGTAGATTAGTTTTTTTTTGTACTCCACGGGACAACTGAATCAGTCCGTCACCTGAGCAAAATATGCAGATCACCACGAGACAACTCATTTGATAGTTCCACTTTTTTGTGTAGCTTTGATGACTGCGTCACAAGGATGAGATGGCGTCCCGTACAAAGCTATCTGGTATCCAGAGGCAGGCCTTGGCATTATACAGAGGGTTCCTTCGGACAGCACGGCTCAAGTCCCCAGAGGAGCGCCGCAGGATCGAGTCCGTTGTCTCCGCAGAGTTCCGTGAGAATGCCAGGAGTGTCGATCGCAGGAACTTTGTGTACATTGAGTATTTGATGAGAAGAGGGAAGCGGCAGCTCGATCAGCTCAAGAATCCTGATATCACTGGACTTTCTACACTTGAAATAAATAAGGTATATATAATCTTGAAAAAAGGCCTAAATTTCTCTCCCACTAATACTGATATCAAA harbors:
- the LOC125527537 gene encoding succinate dehydrogenase assembly factor 1, mitochondrial, translated to MASRTKLSGIQRQALALYRGFLRTARLKSPEERRRIESVVSAEFRENARSVDRRNFVYIEYLMRRGKRQLDQLKNPDITGLSTLEINKASSIPEQRVEHDLGVSTGRQ